aaatatagactctcatatattatttcctaataccctccctcaagatggagcatgtagatcacgaatgcccatcttggacaaaagaaatttaacttcggttttcttctttcgtttttcaacgcttttgcgggaaaaaaaaatcttcaaatcgtagtttaaggacgtttcggtcctctttgtagtttaaggacgtttcggtccccttcatagtttaaggacattacgcttTCGGTCCCattttcgtagtttaaggacatctttcggtcctcttcgtagtttaaggacgtttcggtcccctattcgtagtttaaggacatttcggtcctcttcgtagtttaaggacattacggtcccatcttcgtagttttagaacatttcggttcccttcgtagaatacttcttgtactcttggtttcttggtttcttcgatagaatactttttgtactctctcgacaactcatagggtttcaacctattattgttgttctttttctcatcacctcttggtgattgttttcttctctctttttttttctttcttcacaacatgaatgttgtttcttcttctcttgttccagtcacgctatttttgcgaaaccttcacacttctttgttcttcaagattctctcacaatcttgtcgtctttacaaagtataccacactttgtaggatctccaagtttctgccacaaactcttcaaccacacttcacttcttccgacatgtttaacagctttctgcaatacctctgacagaactgtcacacttgcttccgttacgcttctgtaacgattcttctttgtaacacccaaactgttacaaattttcaataacactttctttccttttttttttttttttttttttttttttttttttttttttttttgtaaacggACCTTGTGACCATCTAGGGAAGTAATGGTACGTCCCTGGTCTTGACCACAGACTCCTTCTCTGTTTTAAACTCTAGCAGCTACGAACTTAGTTCGTGTTTCTTCCATTGTTGGTCTTCTCTTTCTTCCATCAAACCTCAACCCTTGATCATGGCAGCAACATCTCTGAGCTGTTTAACTTGATTTTAATCACGACCCAAGTCTTATAGCACCTCCATCATCCCGTCTTCACCAGCAAGAACTAATGGCAAAACCTCATTGCAGACTCGAGCTTCTCTCACTTCACAAACAGCAACGACCACTTCTCACTACGTCATCCCTTCATCGCCATCTCTGTTTCTTAACCCGAGCTCCATCACAGCAAACATCGAGCTCTTCCTTCTTCACTCCGTGAACAACATCTGATTCGGCTTCATCTTCTCTGCCAGTATCACACAGCAGTGATCgatcaccattattcatctttgaACAACCACTTCAATCCATCTTAATTCTCTCGGCACACAAATAATCTTCGTATATTGGCATTGGAAGCAAACACCGTCATGCAACTCCAAAAATCTCGGTGAAATAATTATCTCCAACTCGTGACTCGGAGTCATCTTATGTTCTCGACTTTGAATTCACTTTGTAATCCTTCGACAGATGTCTTGGATATAGGATTAGGGCTATGGCAGCAACACCCTACGCGGCTAAGTCTTCTTCTCAGCTAACTAGCTTCaagtccttttttttttcttcaataaaaatttCACGAACAAACCCTAAAACAGCTGGACAAACTCCTCAGCAGCAGCACAAGACTACTACTCAGCTTTCATCATTCATCTTCAATATCATCGGTAACAATTATTCCATCACCGATGATCAATTACCAGCCAACCATGTTTGCTTTCCAATATCCAGTTTTCATTCTTTCTATGACTCCATCTTAACAGCATCAACAGAAAACAGTTTCCATATTCTCCATCGAACTAACAACAGCCAAACATCATCGCACTGGAAATCAAATCTAGGGCGGTAACATCTTTCCGTTCTTTATATAATTCTCCATCTTGCTCCTAGTCCTTCTTTTCGTCAACAAGCACATGAACATGACTTCACATGCAACAAGTCACGGAGCAGCAAGAtagcaatgatttttttttttttttttcttttttaacccTAAAACGAAAACTCTCTAACTTTCTCTCCTCTCTCtacctctcaccttgctctgataccatgttaaggatcgagcaagagagaggagagtataaacgcggaagcattaaaagactacattgataataattcggtatcaactttcatggctcaacagcctatttatattgttcacaaacttgacgaccactcaaggtactttcctaactaagatcaaactctaaacatagacactttcctaatataactctcacaacttaatgtgcatatctcctaaatatagactctcatatattatttcctaatagatACTAAAGCCAAAGTATGATGCATACTGTGATTTCTTACATCTACAGAGGATAATACAAactcttcttggatttggaaagggatAGAGCAGGGGCTTAAAATAGTACAACAACATTATAGATGGGTTATCAAATGTGGTACTAAAGCTCTAGTTTGGTATGATAGGTGGGTAAATGGCCTCACTGAACCATCAACCCCAAAGCACAACTTTGTTGAGCCGGCAAGAATAGTATATGTCTCAGATTTGATGCTTAATAACCCTAGAAGGTGGAATGTGCCTCTTATTACAGAGCTTTTTGATTCTCAAATAGTGCAACTAATTCTTAACATGTATATCCCTCAACATGGTGAAGATGCACTTATTTGGGAACCAAATCGAACATGAGTCTTCTCTGTTAAATCTACATATAGAATTCTTGCACCACCAGCTAATTATATAACCCATAATCATCGGCAAGTGCCTACTTTAGTCTGGAAAAGATTATGGAAGGTTAATGTGTCTCATAAAGTGAAGCTATTTATATGGAAATGCTTAAAAGGGATTGTCCCTACCTTGTTCAAAATCATCCATTACAAGACTGGAATTGATACTCTCTGCCCTCATTGTGGATCACACACTGAAACTCTAGAACATCTTCTTTATGACTGCACTTATGCTTCATCTGTCTGGATGGATATGAATGTTAATGTTTCTAATTTACAGACTCAGCACATCCCAGTATCCACATGGATAATAAGATGGTTTACTTCCTTTCAAGCTGCCCATAATGAAGAATACAATAACTGGTTGCTTATCTTAATGAACACTGCCTGGCAGATTTGGAAAAGTCGTTGTGATAAGCTCGGAACAAAATTCCTAACAAGTAGATCACACTCAGTAATATTAGATGGGTGATAAGGCAATGTGAGAATGAGCAAGGCCAGAATAAGCAAGTTAGGCCAAAAAATAACAACTGGAAACCGCCGGCGAACAGCCAACTTAAGATCAACATTGATGCATCATTTGATAATGTAACAAAAAAAATTGGGATTGGGCTAATTGCTCGTGATTCTGCAGGCAAATCCAGGGGCAAGAGCTGCAATGGAGGACTAGACCCTGAACAGGCTGAATGCTTGGCCATAAAGGAAGCACTGCTTTGGGCCAAGAATTTTTACTCAGTGCACATACAGCTAGAATCGGATTGTCTAAATGAAGTGACAACTATCAATGATGCTGGCCCTAATGTACATTGGGTGAATCAGGGCATTGTAAATGAAATAAAGCATATGTTATCTACTATTGTAGGAGTTTCTTTAAATTATGTAACTAGGTCAGGTAACAATGTAGCGCATAAAATAGCAAACAGAGCTAGAAAGCTAAGAGCTTCTTTTGATATTTTGTATAATATCCCTGATGAAATTGAAGATGCCATAAGGGATGATGTGTTTAACCTGAAGTTATGTACTTAATGTTTATTAATAGAAGTTCAGTTTCAAAAAAGAAAGGGGTAATTTGCGATACCTCCCCtggcgaagatcataatttgagttacctcccctacagaacaaatattagtgaaacctcctctcgtcactttttccatccaaacccaGTTAGCTGAGTCAGATGCTTCGTACAGCTGGACAATTTCTTACACGTGGATTTTATACTTTCCCATAATACCCTCATGTATGATCATCCAATGGCTATACACGTGTTATGGTCGGATTTTCTGAGATTCGACCGTTCAACGGTCGAATTTGTGCGGTCACCTTCAACAGTCACCTGCAGCCGTCATCTTCACCATCCAGTTCTATATAAAGCATATatgaagagaaaatattttgcaCCTCTCCTTAAATCCATTATCACAGACCTGCTCTTTTCAAACAAAACCAATCACACCATCTGAAGTGCTGCCAGAACTATGGGTGATTCATCTTCAAACTCCACCGATGTAAGTAAAACCACCATTAGAGGAGGTAacactaatttttatatttacagTTAGGAGGTAAAACTAAagaatttttcatatttttgcagTGTCTTGAACATCTGTGTAGCTGTCAAATTTGCAGGGGAACTACCCATTTAGCCATGAAATGCCCTTACCTCTATTCCAAATGTAGAAAATGTGATGGCTTGCGTAGAGTTTGGGAATCAAACACTCAAGCCAACAAAGGAAGGAGATTCTTGAGATGCCAAAACCAACCAAAGTGTAATGAATTTGAGTGGTTGGATAAAGCTGCTGTAACAGAAATACCAAAAACAGAAAAACAACAGTTAGGGGATGGGTGCTTCAAGTGTGGTAGTGATTCTCATTGGGTTTCACAATGCCCAGAAGCTTCACCTGCATCCAACAAAAAACTCACACCAATAGCTGGCCTTGATGGGTGTTTTATCAAAGGGAAATATTCAATTGAAACACATGACATGAAAATGGTCATTGATTCAGATGTTAGTGACAGTATGTTTGCAGAAATATGTGACAGGTTTAAAGGTGCAGTGACTGTGGAAAAGAgagaacaaaaataaaactaaGAGCATTCACAAAAGTCTTATGTAGCATTCACAAAAAAGGCAGTTTCATCATCTGCTTCATCATTAGCTATTGTTATGTAATAGCATTCACAAAAAAAGGCAGTTCATCATCTGTTTCATTAGCTACTGTTCAATTGCTATGTAGTATTATGTAATAGCATAATTAGTAATTAAGTAAAAGTCTTAAGTTCCAAAAAAAGATGCTCATACTGTTAGTTAAATCCTGCATCTTGGTGGCTTGAATGTCTGAGAAGCTGGTCTATTTGGTTCCCTCATTCCATCTGGCATAGTCCCATATAGATTCTGATAATTTCCAATAGTGGTTGATCTTGATGCTGACACTGGGGAAGACCTTCCTCTGCCTTGTGTTGGTGTAGACCTTCCTCTGCCTGGTGATGGTTCAGTTGTTGTCCCAAAAAGCAGGTATTCAAAGCCTCTTCCCCTTCCTTGTGTTCTGCCCCTTCCTTGTGTTGGTGGTGTAGAAGCAGCTCCCTCCCTGCCCATATTCAATCAGTCTAGGTAAGATAATTGAGTTAAGATATTATTATGTAAACATTGAAAAAAGGCATAATAGAGAAAGAAAACAGTACTGACCTTCCCACAGCATGTGATACATTAGGTATAGATGAGGATGTTGTGCCTCTACCTCTGCCCCTTCCTTTGCCACTGCCATTTGGGGGTGTAACCCTTGCATTTCTGGTTGGGAAAGTCCTAATGTTATGTTTAGTAGACTGGCAATTGGTACAAGATCTCTTTGCCTTCTTGTGTGGTTGTTATCCTTCTACATCAGACCTAATTCTCTTAGTTCTTGGTCTACCTGTCTTTATCTTGAACTCATAAACATCAATATACTCATAAACATTGTGCAACAGATCCAGCATGTTCAGAGTGTCTCCATCATACTTAGGCCAATACACCTCCTTTCCATTCATATAATCAAGGAAACTGAATCCACAAACAGGTTGTTGCCTAGGCCATTCTCCATCATAGTGTAAATAGACAT
This genomic stretch from Papaver somniferum cultivar HN1 chromosome 5, ASM357369v1, whole genome shotgun sequence harbors:
- the LOC113279498 gene encoding uncharacterized protein LOC113279498, with amino-acid sequence MSLSKSSSQLEHLLDVQFSVQLECLIVNCNLTLTYMSHFTLFFLELSYRKKRGDTGKDRSTNIDEKESSKVRVRVEDNTNSSWIWKGIEQGLKIVQQHYRWVIKCGTKALVWYDRWVNGLTEPSTPKHNFVEPARIVYVSDLMLNNPRRWNVPLITELFDSQIVQLILNIILAPPANYITHNHRQVPTLVWKRLWKVNVSHKVKLFIWKCLKGIVPTLFKIIHYKTGIDTLCPHCGSHTETLEHLLYDCTYASSVWMDMNVNVSNLQTQHIPVSTWIIRWFTSFQAAHNEEYNNWLLILMNTAWQIWKSRCDKLGTKFLTSKSRGKSCNGGLDPEQAECLAIKEALLWAKNFYSVHIQLESDCLNEVTTINDAGPNVHWVNQGIVNEIKHMLSTIVGVSLNYVTRSGNNVAHKIANRARKLRASFDILYNIPDEIEDAIRDDVFNLKLCT